One window of Gloeothece citriformis PCC 7424 genomic DNA carries:
- the sufC gene encoding Fe-S cluster assembly ATPase SufC — MSDVILSVRNLTANVDGSPILKGVNLEIKAGEVHAIMGRNGSGKSTLSKVLTGHPSYEVTGGEVLYKGESLLDKEPDERALNGIFLAFQYPLEIPGVSNIDFLRVAYNARQKHLGLEEIDTFDFEDLVEEKLEVVKMNSSFLERSLNEGFSGGEKKRNEILQMALLEPTLAILDEIDSGLDIDALKIVANGVNQLAKPDNAFLLITHYQRLLNYIEPDFIHVMYDGRIVKSGTKELALELEEKGYDFLDEKILTEV, encoded by the coding sequence ATGAGTGACGTAATTTTATCGGTAAGAAATTTAACTGCCAATGTGGACGGAAGTCCTATTCTTAAAGGGGTTAATTTAGAAATTAAGGCAGGAGAAGTTCATGCTATCATGGGCAGAAATGGATCGGGAAAAAGTACCCTGTCTAAGGTGTTAACGGGACATCCGTCTTATGAGGTAACCGGGGGAGAGGTTCTCTATAAGGGGGAAAGTTTATTAGATAAAGAACCGGATGAACGGGCTTTAAACGGTATATTTTTGGCTTTTCAATATCCTCTGGAAATTCCTGGGGTGAGTAATATCGACTTTCTCAGAGTCGCTTATAATGCCCGTCAAAAACATTTAGGATTAGAAGAAATTGATACCTTTGATTTTGAAGATTTAGTTGAAGAAAAGCTAGAGGTTGTTAAGATGAATTCTAGCTTTTTAGAACGAAGTTTAAATGAAGGGTTTTCTGGGGGAGAGAAAAAGCGCAATGAAATCTTACAAATGGCTTTACTTGAACCTACCCTCGCTATTTTAGATGAAATCGACTCCGGTTTAGATATTGATGCCCTAAAAATTGTCGCTAATGGGGTTAATCAATTGGCTAAACCTGATAATGCTTTTCTTCTGATTACCCACTATCAACGATTATTAAATTATATAGAACCTGATTTTATTCATGTTATGTACGATGGACGCATTGTTAAGAGTGGAACTAAAGAATTAGCTCTAGAATTAGAAGAGAAAGGCTATGATTTTCTCGATGAAAAAATTCTCACTGAAGTTTAA
- the sufD gene encoding Fe-S cluster assembly protein SufD, which yields MSTSVIVKSALGGLENLLQQNQEQKAVIEADFIQQLRHQAGMTVSQSSLPTKKDEEWRFTDISQLQQHHFQVATPVELTLNSIDSFILPETDNSILVFVNGFYSPELSNISGLPQGVKIGNLATLSPEKIAPYLGQQPGQTEFFTAFNTVGLTDVAVIWVDAEITVERPVELLFLTVEPQTPIVIQPRVLVVAEKNSSLQLVEYYNVLTENCSGSSGKSSYFTNSVTEIWLQENAQINHTRIQQESGKSFHIGKTAIAQARDSRYTCNEISIGSQFYRHNLEIFQQGEQTQTNLNGLIISADHQVADTHSAIYLNYPYGTTDQLHKCIIDDSAHAIFNGKVFVPKPAQLTNAAQLNRNLLISPKARVNTKPELQITADNVKCSHGATVSQLEADELFYLRSRGLTEENARYLLIDAFATEIIERIPLNSLRQRISQCVACRTVESEQSTVNSKQ from the coding sequence ATGAGTACATCAGTAATTGTTAAATCAGCACTCGGAGGACTTGAAAATTTACTGCAACAAAATCAGGAACAAAAAGCAGTAATTGAAGCAGACTTTATTCAACAATTGCGCCATCAAGCAGGGATGACGGTAAGTCAATCATCATTACCGACAAAAAAAGATGAAGAATGGCGCTTTACTGATATCTCTCAGTTACAACAACATCATTTTCAAGTGGCTACTCCTGTAGAGTTAACCCTAAATTCTATAGACTCTTTTATTTTACCCGAAACAGATAACAGTATTTTAGTTTTTGTCAATGGGTTTTATTCCCCAGAATTATCTAATATTTCTGGTTTACCTCAAGGAGTAAAAATTGGAAATTTAGCGACTTTATCCCCTGAAAAAATTGCCCCCTATTTAGGACAACAACCAGGACAAACTGAATTTTTTACCGCCTTTAATACAGTCGGTTTAACTGATGTAGCTGTTATTTGGGTAGATGCAGAAATAACAGTTGAGCGTCCGGTTGAGCTATTATTTTTAACGGTAGAACCCCAAACTCCTATTGTGATTCAACCGAGAGTTTTAGTTGTCGCTGAAAAAAACTCAAGTTTACAATTGGTAGAATATTATAATGTACTAACCGAAAATTGCTCCGGTTCATCAGGCAAGTCTAGTTATTTTACCAATTCAGTCACAGAAATTTGGCTACAAGAAAATGCCCAAATTAATCATACCCGCATTCAACAAGAATCCGGCAAGAGTTTTCATATTGGAAAAACAGCGATCGCTCAAGCTAGAGACAGCCGCTATACTTGTAATGAAATTAGTATAGGTAGCCAATTCTATCGCCATAACCTGGAAATTTTCCAACAAGGAGAACAAACCCAAACTAATCTTAATGGGTTAATTATAAGCGCGGATCATCAGGTAGCTGATACCCACAGCGCTATTTATCTCAATTATCCTTATGGAACAACCGATCAACTCCATAAATGTATTATTGATGATAGCGCCCATGCCATTTTTAATGGTAAGGTTTTCGTGCCTAAACCGGCTCAATTAACCAATGCTGCCCAATTAAACCGTAACTTATTAATCTCTCCAAAAGCAAGGGTAAATACTAAACCAGAATTACAAATTACAGCAGATAATGTTAAATGTTCTCATGGAGCAACTGTAAGCCAGTTAGAAGCTGATGAACTTTTTTATCTGCGGAGTCGAGGTTTAACAGAAGAAAATGCCCGATATTTATTAATAGATGCTTTTGCTACAGAAATTATTGAGCGCATACCCCTTAACTCTTTACGTCAACGGATATCTC
- a CDS encoding HD family phosphohydrolase, with protein sequence MKGFSSFSKTKKPSQLLQGLRHMDKVQPSLIFTLAVLCLTSVVGYRFYNQPQLAVGTRSPETIKAPKDGRFEDKEKTEEKRQEARTGINPILRRDSEETIQIEQALYGLLDDIDNLRQTAGKMPIVSSSDLSTDVQEYLLSSSQSQWEKILKAVQKNVPDKLTPKSGNTPQDIEQTVIIELKRYRQQVSDSVFETFLTKISQARQQYSQVMANLYEKKPSALSLEDTVDLLTLNDSAWKQVKFNIISILQEILTQGLPPGLTLDHIEQTINTQLKNEKITNNIHPLALTLLVTVLKDKYNLEIDKEATTKRAEEAAGAIEPFYVEIKKGEVIVKEGAKITQEDFVLLDGFKLSRRGIDWQGIGVTAILVSGSVIIFCLVVRKIHRPLRRRDYLLLCLLSVSAPLLVTFKIPYTNKNLPSNLPAIGFLVSSFYGSPLAITQVLLLTGLTSFSAQSLNGSLIASAAGGLLAAAMAERLRSRDELAILGGAVGGVQGGVYYIINLILSAVPKTVWFSLLPDAMTYGLSGVAWSIVAIGISPYLERLFDLVTPIRLIELSNPNCYLLERLATEAPGTFQHTLLVACLAEAAARRLHCNVELVRAGTLYHDIGKMHDPLGFIENQMGNPNKHDEINDPWKSSTIIKKHVSEGLVMAKKYGLPRIIRDFIPEHQGTLLIAYFYYQAKQKAQTNGTEINEDDFRYEGPIPQTRETGIVMLADGCEAALRSLKDATPDIARSTIHKIFLARWRDGQLKDSGIKEDELKIIADVFVQVWQQFHHQRIAYPKAALEAQPSKS encoded by the coding sequence ATGAAAGGGTTTAGTTCATTCTCAAAAACCAAAAAACCTAGTCAACTGTTACAAGGATTGCGCCACATGGATAAAGTGCAACCCTCCCTAATCTTTACTTTAGCGGTTCTTTGTCTGACTAGCGTAGTGGGTTATCGTTTTTATAATCAACCTCAGTTAGCGGTGGGTACGCGCTCTCCCGAAACGATTAAAGCGCCTAAAGATGGACGGTTTGAGGATAAAGAAAAAACGGAGGAAAAACGACAAGAAGCTCGTACAGGGATTAATCCGATTTTGCGTCGTGACTCTGAGGAAACCATTCAAATTGAGCAAGCTTTATATGGTTTATTAGATGATATTGATAATCTCAGGCAAACCGCCGGTAAAATGCCGATTGTTTCCAGTAGTGATTTATCGACAGATGTTCAGGAATATTTACTTTCCTCTTCACAATCTCAGTGGGAAAAAATCCTCAAAGCAGTTCAAAAGAATGTTCCCGATAAATTGACCCCAAAATCAGGCAATACTCCTCAAGATATTGAGCAAACAGTTATTATTGAACTGAAACGTTATCGTCAACAAGTCTCCGACTCTGTTTTTGAAACTTTTTTGACTAAAATTTCTCAAGCTCGTCAGCAATATAGCCAAGTCATGGCTAATTTATATGAGAAAAAACCTTCGGCACTTAGTTTAGAAGATACGGTTGATTTATTAACTTTAAATGACTCCGCTTGGAAACAAGTTAAATTTAATATTATTAGTATTCTCCAAGAAATTCTGACTCAAGGTCTTCCCCCGGGTTTGACCCTTGATCATATTGAGCAAACGATTAATACTCAACTCAAAAACGAGAAAATAACCAATAATATTCATCCTCTTGCTTTGACCTTACTCGTAACAGTATTAAAAGATAAATATAATTTAGAAATTGATAAAGAGGCGACAACGAAAAGAGCCGAAGAAGCCGCCGGAGCCATCGAGCCTTTTTATGTAGAGATTAAGAAAGGGGAAGTCATCGTTAAAGAAGGAGCAAAAATTACTCAGGAAGATTTTGTTTTACTGGATGGGTTTAAATTGAGTCGTCGTGGCATTGATTGGCAGGGAATAGGAGTAACGGCGATTCTGGTTAGTGGCAGTGTTATCATTTTCTGTTTAGTGGTGAGAAAAATTCATCGTCCTTTACGTCGGCGAGATTATTTATTACTATGTTTATTAAGTGTTAGCGCTCCTTTATTAGTGACCTTTAAAATTCCCTACACTAACAAAAATTTACCGAGTAATTTACCGGCCATAGGCTTTTTAGTGAGTAGTTTTTATGGGTCTCCTTTAGCCATCACTCAAGTCCTTCTTTTAACTGGATTAACTTCTTTTTCAGCCCAATCTTTAAATGGCTCTTTAATTGCTAGTGCAGCCGGAGGACTTTTGGCGGCAGCTATGGCAGAAAGACTACGGTCTAGGGATGAATTAGCTATTTTAGGAGGGGCTGTAGGTGGGGTTCAGGGAGGCGTTTATTATATTATTAATTTGATTTTAAGTGCTGTTCCTAAAACCGTTTGGTTTTCCCTTTTACCGGATGCGATGACTTATGGATTATCAGGCGTTGCTTGGAGTATTGTGGCGATTGGAATCTCCCCTTATTTAGAACGATTATTTGATTTAGTTACGCCGATTCGGTTGATAGAATTATCTAATCCCAATTGTTATTTATTAGAACGCCTAGCTACGGAAGCTCCCGGAACTTTTCAACATACTTTGTTAGTGGCTTGTCTGGCAGAAGCCGCCGCTCGTCGCCTCCATTGTAATGTGGAATTAGTGCGGGCAGGAACGTTATATCATGATATTGGTAAAATGCACGACCCATTAGGATTTATTGAGAATCAAATGGGAAATCCGAATAAACATGACGAAATTAATGATCCTTGGAAGAGTTCAACCATTATTAAAAAGCACGTTAGCGAAGGGTTAGTCATGGCGAAAAAGTATGGTTTACCGAGAATTATTCGAGATTTTATTCCCGAACATCAAGGCACGTTATTAATTGCCTATTTTTATTATCAGGCAAAACAAAAAGCTCAAACGAATGGAACAGAGATTAATGAAGATGATTTTCGCTATGAAGGGCCAATTCCTCAAACTAGAGAAACTGGAATCGTGATGTTAGCAGACGGATGTGAAGCCGCTTTGCGATCGCTTAAAGATGCAACTCCTGATATTGCGAGATCTACGATTCATAAAATTTTCTTAGCCCGTTGGCGAGATGGACAATTAAAAGATAGTGGCATTAAAGAGGATGAATTAAAGATTATTGCTGATGTTTTTGTTCAAGTTTGGCAACAGTTCCATCATCAAAGAATTGCCTATCCAAAAGCCGCGTTAGAAGCGCAACCTTCAAAAAGTTAA
- the sufB gene encoding Fe-S cluster assembly protein SufB has protein sequence MSATSVKTLVNQPYKYGFITDIESETVPRGLNEDIIRLISAKKNEPEFMLDFRLKAYRQWQKMTEPTWPHVSYPPIDYQNIIYYSAPKTKKVKLDSLDEVDPALLETFEKLGIPLSEQKRLSNVAVDAIFDSVSIATTFKEKLAEEGVIFCSISEALQEHPDLVQKYLGSVVPVNDNYFAALNSAVFSDGSFVFIPKGVKCPMELSTYFRINNGETGQFERTLIIAEEGAYVSYLEGCTAPMYDTNQLHAAVVELVTLDNAEIKYSTVQNWFAGDENGKGGIYNFVTKRGLCKGVNSKISWTQVETGSAITWKYPSCVLVGDNSVGEFYSIALTNNKQQADTGTKMIHIGKNTRSTIISKGISAGNSKNSYRGLVKMSPGAKGARNYSQCDSMLIGDNAEANTFPYIQVDNNTAKVEHEASTSKIGEDQLFYFAQRGVSEEDAISMLVSGFCKDVLSALPMEFAAEADKLLSLKLEGTVG, from the coding sequence ATGAGTGCGACATCAGTCAAAACCTTAGTTAACCAACCTTATAAATACGGCTTTATCACCGATATTGAGTCGGAAACCGTACCTCGTGGACTTAATGAGGACATTATTCGCTTAATTTCGGCGAAAAAGAATGAGCCAGAATTTATGTTAGACTTTCGTCTCAAGGCTTATCGGCAATGGCAAAAGATGACAGAACCGACATGGCCTCATGTAAGCTACCCACCCATTGACTATCAAAATATTATCTACTATTCTGCACCGAAAACAAAGAAGGTAAAATTAGATAGCCTCGATGAAGTTGACCCCGCTTTATTAGAAACCTTCGAGAAATTAGGCATCCCTTTATCAGAACAAAAACGGCTGAGTAATGTGGCGGTAGATGCCATTTTTGATAGTGTTTCCATTGCCACCACCTTTAAAGAAAAATTAGCAGAAGAAGGGGTTATTTTCTGTTCTATTTCTGAAGCGTTGCAAGAACACCCCGACTTAGTCCAAAAATATTTAGGCAGTGTCGTCCCGGTTAATGATAACTATTTTGCTGCCCTCAATTCAGCCGTATTTAGTGATGGGTCTTTCGTATTCATTCCTAAAGGGGTAAAATGCCCGATGGAATTGTCTACTTATTTCCGCATTAATAACGGTGAAACAGGACAATTTGAACGTACCCTAATTATTGCTGAAGAAGGGGCTTATGTCAGCTATTTAGAAGGCTGTACCGCTCCGATGTATGATACTAATCAACTTCATGCGGCAGTAGTGGAATTAGTCACTTTAGATAATGCGGAGATTAAATACTCTACCGTGCAAAATTGGTTCGCTGGCGACGAAAACGGCAAAGGCGGTATTTACAACTTTGTGACGAAACGGGGGTTATGTAAAGGGGTAAATTCTAAGATTTCTTGGACTCAGGTAGAAACCGGTTCAGCTATTACTTGGAAATATCCGAGTTGTGTCTTAGTTGGGGACAATTCTGTGGGAGAATTTTATTCTATTGCCCTGACGAATAATAAACAACAGGCTGACACAGGAACAAAAATGATCCACATCGGCAAAAACACCCGCAGCACAATTATTTCTAAAGGAATTTCTGCCGGAAATTCTAAGAATAGTTATCGGGGTTTAGTGAAGATGAGTCCTGGGGCAAAAGGGGCGAGAAATTATTCTCAATGTGATTCAATGTTAATTGGGGATAATGCGGAAGCTAATACTTTTCCCTATATCCAAGTTGATAATAATACTGCTAAGGTAGAACATGAGGCTTCTACTTCTAAAATTGGTGAGGATCAACTTTTCTATTTTGCCCAACGTGGGGTTTCTGAAGAAGACGCAATTTCTATGCTGGTTAGTGGCTTCTGTAAGGATGTTTTAAGCGCTTTACCGATGGAGTTTGCTGCTGAAGCGGATAAGTTGTTAAGTCTGAAGTTAGAGGGCACTGTTGGTTAA
- a CDS encoding serine/threonine-protein kinase — translation MELASGKILSQRYYIVRQLGQGGFGKTFLAEDHHVPDHPKCVVKQLKPQGNEPEILVAARRLFATEAKTLYQLGHHPQIPSLLAYFEENQEFYLVQEYIEGHILAKEINATHYQRTEKQVIQLLQEILEILAFIQQKNVIHRDVNPYNIIRRKRDGKLVLIDFGAVKQLTTQVVRQGKTVATIAVGTPGYFPSEQSQGYPKFSSDIYAVGIIGLQALTGYSYEQFPTHGDSGEISWHHLASVSPKFRSVLDKMVRYDYRERYPSAQEALQAIQELNNFYLKEPEKTVTPSAIKIKSSPSNFQLVKLLIPLAIIGLGAAGFLGVDYWLTLNNATKMYNKGNTLYQLQRYQDALQAYEASLDTNPNNPPTWKGKGDALQALKRYQNALEAYDEAIQLQPNYWQAWMERAEVLEKLGKNSEAIYSYEKVIDFTPNEWQAWQNLGEIQVKLQDYATALVSLNKSLQINPDDEWSWYQKGFALQNLKNYEEAIKSYEKAVKINPSFSQAWYQKGNSYMNLEKYSQAGESYRQAVQFQPDLYQAWYSQGIALNRLNRYREALKAFEEGTQIQPNSFEAWYQKAWTLQTLNRYGEAVEAYNTATRLNPKNPQAWYNKGNSLYLLEDYQQAIAAYQQVISLDKDFYPAWKSLGNSFFKLKRYSEAIKAYDQTLRYKSDDRQVLASKAEAQRLLTLETPKTPEDPLKTSS, via the coding sequence ATGGAATTAGCTTCTGGAAAAATCCTTAGTCAACGATACTACATTGTGCGTCAACTCGGACAAGGCGGTTTTGGCAAAACCTTTCTTGCAGAGGATCATCACGTTCCGGATCATCCCAAATGCGTCGTTAAACAGTTAAAACCCCAAGGAAACGAACCCGAAATTTTAGTGGCGGCGAGGCGACTTTTTGCCACTGAAGCCAAAACTTTGTATCAACTCGGACATCACCCACAAATTCCCAGTTTATTGGCTTATTTTGAAGAAAATCAAGAATTTTATTTAGTTCAAGAATACATAGAAGGCCATATTTTAGCCAAAGAAATTAATGCAACCCATTATCAAAGAACAGAAAAACAAGTTATTCAACTTTTACAAGAAATTCTCGAAATTTTAGCTTTTATTCAGCAAAAAAATGTCATTCATCGAGATGTAAATCCTTATAATATTATTCGCCGAAAACGAGACGGAAAGTTAGTTTTAATCGATTTTGGGGCGGTTAAACAATTAACCACTCAGGTTGTGCGACAAGGAAAAACCGTCGCTACCATAGCCGTAGGAACACCGGGCTATTTTCCCAGTGAACAATCTCAAGGGTATCCTAAATTCAGTAGTGATATTTATGCGGTGGGAATCATTGGATTACAAGCTTTAACCGGCTATTCCTACGAACAATTTCCCACTCATGGCGATAGCGGCGAAATTTCTTGGCATCATTTAGCTTCTGTCAGTCCAAAATTTAGAAGCGTTTTAGATAAAATGGTTCGCTATGATTATCGAGAAAGATATCCCTCGGCACAGGAAGCTTTACAAGCCATTCAAGAGTTAAATAATTTTTATTTAAAAGAACCCGAAAAAACTGTTACTCCTTCAGCTATTAAAATTAAATCTTCCCCCTCAAATTTTCAACTTGTTAAATTATTAATCCCGCTCGCTATTATTGGATTAGGAGCAGCCGGCTTTTTAGGCGTTGATTATTGGTTGACGTTAAATAATGCCACTAAAATGTACAATAAAGGCAATACTTTATATCAATTACAACGCTATCAAGACGCTTTACAAGCCTATGAAGCCTCTTTGGATACTAATCCTAATAATCCTCCAACTTGGAAAGGAAAAGGGGATGCTCTCCAAGCCCTTAAACGTTATCAAAATGCCTTGGAAGCCTATGACGAAGCCATTCAACTTCAGCCTAATTATTGGCAAGCTTGGATGGAAAGAGCCGAAGTTTTAGAAAAATTAGGGAAAAATTCTGAAGCGATTTATAGTTATGAAAAAGTGATTGATTTTACTCCCAATGAGTGGCAAGCTTGGCAAAATTTAGGAGAAATTCAAGTTAAATTACAAGACTATGCAACCGCCCTTGTATCTTTAAATAAATCATTACAAATTAACCCCGATGATGAATGGTCTTGGTATCAAAAAGGATTTGCTCTGCAAAATCTAAAAAATTATGAAGAAGCGATTAAATCTTATGAAAAAGCGGTCAAAATAAATCCTAGCTTTTCTCAAGCTTGGTATCAAAAAGGCAATAGTTATATGAATTTAGAAAAATATAGTCAAGCCGGAGAAAGTTATCGTCAAGCTGTACAGTTTCAACCGGATTTATATCAAGCTTGGTACAGTCAAGGCATTGCTTTAAATCGCTTAAATCGTTATCGAGAAGCCCTTAAAGCCTTTGAAGAAGGGACTCAAATTCAGCCTAACTCTTTTGAAGCATGGTATCAAAAAGCCTGGACATTACAGACTTTAAATCGTTATGGGGAAGCGGTTGAAGCTTATAATACAGCGACTCGATTAAACCCTAAAAATCCTCAAGCTTGGTACAATAAAGGTAACTCTCTTTATCTATTAGAAGATTATCAACAGGCTATAGCGGCTTATCAACAAGTTATTTCTCTGGATAAGGATTTTTATCCCGCTTGGAAAAGTTTAGGCAATAGCTTTTTTAAACTTAAGCGTTATTCAGAAGCGATTAAGGCTTACGATCAAACTTTACGCTATAAATCTGATGATCGACAAGTTTTAGCCAGTAAAGCAGAAGCCCAACGATTATTAACCTTAGAGACTCCAAAAACTCCCGAAGACCCCTTAAAAACATCCTCTTAA